In Prescottella soli, a genomic segment contains:
- a CDS encoding MFS transporter: MSTIERPATRRRAAMWVAPLCWIAVLLDGFDLVVLGAVIPSLREYGDWNLSTSAITTISTFGLIGMTIGALIIGTLTDVIGRRRALIYAVAAFSVLTLLCAVAPNPFVFGLLRFLAGIGLGGCLPTALALVNEFSKKQGGGSASTMLMTGYHVGAVATAALALVLIDPFGWHSMFVVGAAPALVLIPLMIRYLPESPSYLLSKGRRDEAESIAAQYGFELEATPAADAPVATATDPVRTLFSAKFLRNSIAIWVTSFMGLLLVYGLNTWLPTIMREAGYELGAALTFLLVLNAGAVVGLLIAGRVADKVGPRTAAIVWFAGAALFLALLSIKVSAGIYVMVFLAGCFVFSAQVLVYAFTSANHPANIRATGLGWSAGVGRVGAICGPILGGALLGAGYAVPWGFYAFALVGLIGLVAISSTRNLGTD; this comes from the coding sequence ATGAGCACCATCGAACGACCCGCGACACGCCGTCGAGCCGCGATGTGGGTCGCCCCGCTGTGTTGGATCGCCGTCCTCCTCGACGGATTCGATCTCGTAGTCCTGGGTGCGGTCATCCCGTCGCTGCGCGAGTACGGCGACTGGAACCTCAGCACCAGCGCGATCACCACGATCTCGACGTTCGGCCTGATCGGCATGACGATCGGCGCGCTCATCATCGGCACCCTCACCGACGTCATCGGCCGCCGCCGGGCGCTGATCTACGCGGTCGCCGCCTTCTCGGTGCTGACGCTGCTGTGCGCGGTCGCCCCCAACCCGTTCGTCTTCGGTCTGCTGCGCTTCCTCGCCGGCATCGGGCTCGGCGGCTGCCTGCCGACCGCGTTGGCTCTGGTCAACGAGTTTTCGAAGAAGCAGGGCGGCGGTTCCGCGTCGACGATGCTCATGACCGGTTACCACGTCGGCGCCGTGGCCACCGCGGCTCTCGCCCTCGTGCTGATCGACCCGTTCGGCTGGCACTCCATGTTCGTCGTCGGCGCCGCGCCCGCGCTCGTGCTGATCCCGCTGATGATCCGGTACCTGCCCGAATCGCCGTCGTACCTGCTCTCCAAGGGCCGTCGGGACGAGGCAGAGAGCATCGCCGCGCAGTACGGCTTCGAGCTCGAGGCGACACCGGCCGCCGACGCGCCCGTCGCGACGGCCACCGACCCGGTGCGCACGCTGTTCTCCGCGAAGTTCCTGCGCAACAGCATCGCCATCTGGGTCACCTCGTTCATGGGCCTGCTGCTGGTCTACGGCCTCAACACGTGGCTGCCGACGATCATGCGCGAGGCCGGCTACGAACTCGGCGCCGCCCTGACCTTCCTGCTCGTCCTCAACGCGGGCGCCGTCGTCGGACTCCTGATCGCCGGCCGCGTCGCCGACAAGGTCGGCCCGCGCACCGCCGCCATCGTGTGGTTCGCCGGTGCCGCCCTGTTCCTCGCGCTGCTCAGCATCAAGGTCTCGGCCGGCATCTACGTCATGGTCTTCCTGGCCGGCTGCTTCGTGTTCAGCGCACAGGTGCTCGTGTACGCCTTCACCAGCGCCAACCACCCCGCGAACATCCGCGCGACCGGCCTGGGGTGGTCGGCGGGCGTCGGCCGCGTGGGTGCCATCTGCGGCCCGATCCTCGGCGGCGCGCTGCTCGGCGCCGGGTACGCGGTGCCGTGGGGCTTCTACGCCTTCGCGCTCGTCGGCCTGATCGGCCTGGTCGCTATCTCCTCGACCCGGAACCTCGGCACCGACTGA
- a CDS encoding IclR family transcriptional regulator: protein MLGRAFHVLDTFSAERPRLTQSELSRRTGLPLPTVHRLCAQLVEHGALERDGEGRYEIGVRLWELGALAPRAHGLRQVAMPYLEDLYEATRENVQLIVRDGLEALYVERLSARGAVAVVGRAGGRLPLHASSGGLVLLAHGGPGLLGEVLAAGLERFTPNTITAEHRLRQTLDEIRRTGFIVCREHLNIGTLAVAAPILRPGGDVVASISVVVGAAADPAPLIPALRAAARGISRNLA from the coding sequence ATGCTCGGACGGGCATTTCATGTGCTCGACACCTTCTCGGCCGAGCGGCCCCGGCTGACGCAGTCGGAGCTGAGCCGCCGCACCGGGCTTCCGCTCCCGACCGTGCACCGGCTGTGTGCGCAACTCGTGGAGCACGGTGCCCTCGAACGCGACGGCGAGGGGCGGTACGAGATCGGTGTCCGGCTGTGGGAGCTGGGGGCACTCGCGCCACGCGCGCACGGCCTGCGTCAGGTGGCCATGCCGTACCTCGAAGACCTCTACGAGGCGACCCGCGAGAACGTGCAGTTGATCGTCCGGGACGGGCTCGAGGCCCTCTACGTGGAACGGCTGTCGGCGCGGGGTGCGGTGGCGGTGGTCGGCCGAGCCGGTGGCCGCCTGCCGCTGCACGCGTCGAGCGGCGGTCTCGTGCTCCTCGCGCACGGCGGCCCGGGGCTGCTCGGCGAGGTGCTGGCCGCGGGGCTCGAGCGGTTCACGCCCAACACCATCACGGCGGAGCACCGGCTGCGGCAGACCCTCGACGAGATCCGCCGGACCGGGTTCATCGTGTGCCGCGAGCACCTGAACATCGGCACGCTGGCGGTCGCGGCGCCGATCCTGCGCCCCGGCGGCGACGTGGTCGCGTCGATCTCCGTCGTGGTCGGCGCGGCCGCCGATCCCGCGCCGCTGATCCCCGCGCTGCGGGCCGCGGCGCGGGGAATCTCGCGCAATCTCGCGTGA
- a CDS encoding 4-hydroxybenzoate 3-monooxygenase, which produces MTISSTQVGIVGAGPAGLMLSHLLHLRGIESVVLEARTREEVEGTIRAGVLEQNTVDLMVETGLGDRVKAEGLEHHGIELRFGGRGHRIAFDELTNGRAVTVYPQHEVLKDLIAKRLADGGDIRFGVSDVEVHDHTTDNPYITYTDSDGTTQTLKCALVGGCDGSRTQTRKLIPEPSIRQDHFRQYPFAWFGILAEAPPSSEELIYANHPRGFALISTRTQEVQRHYLQVDPDDSVDNWSDDRIWSELHARVDGEGAEIKDGRIFEKSILQFRSFVCEPMQHGNLFLAGDAAHTVPPTGAKGLNLAVADVCVLSKGMAEFFETGNRGRLDAYTETVLPRIWRTQHFSWWMSSMLHRLPDASGFDHKRQVAELDMVTRSVAGRTLIAENYVGTPLG; this is translated from the coding sequence ATGACCATTTCGAGCACCCAGGTCGGCATCGTCGGCGCCGGCCCGGCCGGACTGATGCTGTCCCACCTGCTGCACTTGCGGGGCATCGAATCCGTGGTTCTCGAGGCCCGGACCAGGGAAGAAGTGGAAGGCACCATCCGGGCGGGTGTGCTCGAGCAGAACACCGTCGACCTCATGGTCGAGACCGGCCTCGGTGACCGGGTCAAGGCCGAGGGCCTCGAGCACCACGGCATCGAACTACGCTTCGGCGGCCGCGGGCACCGCATCGCGTTCGACGAGCTCACGAACGGCCGCGCCGTCACGGTCTACCCGCAGCACGAGGTGCTCAAGGACCTCATCGCCAAGCGGCTCGCGGACGGCGGCGACATCCGGTTCGGCGTCTCCGACGTCGAGGTGCACGACCACACCACCGACAACCCGTACATCACCTACACCGACTCCGACGGCACCACGCAGACGCTCAAGTGCGCGCTCGTCGGCGGCTGCGACGGCTCCCGCACCCAGACGCGCAAGCTGATTCCCGAGCCGTCGATCCGGCAGGACCACTTCCGGCAGTACCCGTTCGCGTGGTTCGGCATCCTCGCGGAGGCGCCGCCGTCGTCGGAGGAGCTCATCTACGCCAACCATCCGCGGGGCTTCGCGCTGATCAGCACCCGCACGCAGGAGGTGCAGCGGCACTACCTGCAGGTCGACCCGGACGACTCGGTGGACAACTGGTCCGACGACCGCATCTGGTCCGAACTGCACGCCCGGGTGGACGGCGAGGGGGCGGAGATCAAGGACGGCCGGATCTTCGAGAAGTCGATCCTGCAGTTCCGCAGCTTCGTGTGTGAGCCGATGCAGCACGGCAACCTGTTCCTCGCCGGCGACGCCGCGCACACCGTCCCGCCGACCGGTGCCAAGGGCCTGAACCTCGCCGTCGCCGACGTCTGCGTGCTCTCGAAGGGCATGGCCGAGTTCTTCGAGACCGGCAACCGCGGCCGGCTCGACGCGTACACCGAGACGGTGCTGCCCCGGATCTGGCGCACGCAGCACTTCTCGTGGTGGATGTCGTCGATGCTGCACCGCCTGCCCGACGCGTCGGGCTTCGATCACAAGCGTCAGGTCGCCGAGCTCGACATGGTGACCCGATCGGTCGCCGGCCGCACGCTGATCGCGGAGAACTACGTGGGTACGCCGCTCGGCTGA